The genomic segment CTACCGGGTCGGCGACATGGTGGCCCCCGCCCTCGCCGAGACGGAGGCACTGCGCGGTGTGGTCACCGAGTTCGCCGACGCGATCCGCGAGGGGCGCCCGGCGCGAACCGACGGCTCCTCGGGGCTCCGGGTCCTGAGAATGCTCGAAGCCGCCGCCGAAAGTGCCGCAAAGGGCGGCCAGGCGGTCCCGCTGCCAACCGAAGGGAAAGGTCTCCCCGCATGACCGAGATCGCCGGTCGTCGTGTTCTCATCACCGGCGGCGCCGGTCTCATCGGGTCACACATCACCGACCAGCTGATTCCGCACGAGCCCGCCGAGATTGTCCTCCTCGACAACTTCACCCGCGGCCGGCACGAGAACATCGCCGCTGCGCTGGAATCGGGCCTGGTCACCGTCATCGAAGGTGATGTGCGCGACGCCGACACCGTCGCCAAGGCCATGGCGGGGGTCGACCTCCTCTTTCACCAGGCCGCGATTCGCATCACCCAGTGCGCCCAGGAACCGCGGCTGGCCTACGACGTCCTCGCCACCGGAACCTTCAACGTCCTGGAGGCCGCGGTCGAGGCGGGTGTGAGCCGGGTGGTGGCTGCTTCCTCGGCCTCCATCTACGGGCTGGCCGAGCAGTTCCCCACCGCGGAGAACCACCACCCGTACGACAACCGCACCATCTACGGGGCGGCGAAGCTGTTCAACGAGTCCCTGCTGCGCAGCTTCAACGACATGTTCGGCCTCGACTACGTGGTCCTGCGCTATTTCAACGTCTACGGGCAGCGCATGGACGCCCACGGCGCCTACACCGAGGTCCTGATCCGCTGGATGGAGCGCATCGAGCGCGGTGAACGACCACTGATCTTCGGTGACGGCAGCCAGACGATGGACTTCGTCCACGCGGTCGACATCGCCCGGGCCAATATCGCCGCCGCCCGCTCCGACGTGTCGGACCAGGTGTACAACATCGCGAGCGGGCAGGAGACGAGCCTGCTGGAGCTCGCGCGTGCGCTCTGCGAGGCGATGGGCAGCGACCTCGAGCCCGAGTTCGGGCCGGAGCGCAAGACCAACCCGGTGCCCCGTCGCCTCGCCGACATCTCCCGGGCCCGGGACGACCTCGGCTTCGTCGCCTCCATCGGCCTGCAGGACGGCCTGCGTGAGCTGGTGAGCTGGTGGCGCGGGCTCGGCACCACCGCCAGCGGTACCACCACCAGCGGCAGCGCCGGCGACAGCACCGCCAACACCGCCACCGCGGGATCCGCCCGATGAGCCCGGATTCGGCGATACCGACCGCCGCCGCGCCAGCCAGACCAGCGGCGCCAGCCATGCTCCCGGTCATGCGGCCGTGGCTGGGTGAGGAGGAGGCCGAGGCCGCCGCCGCCGCGGTCCGTTCGGGCTGGGTGGCCCAGGGCCCGCGCGTCGCGGAGTTCGAGCGAGCGCTGGCCGCGCGTCTCGGCGCGGACGAGGCCGTCGTCGTCTCCAGCTGCACCACCGCCCTGCACCTGGCGATGGTGCTCACGGGTGCCGGGCCCGGCGACGACGTCGTCGTGCCGTCGCTGTCGTTCATCGCCACGGCCAATGTGGTCCGTTACGTGGGAGCCCGTCCGGTGTTCGCCGACGTGGATCCCATCACGCAGAACGTCACGGCGGCGACGGTCGAGGCGGCGCTGACCCCCGCGACCCGCGCGGTGATCGCTGTCGACCAGGGCGGCATGCCCCTGGACGTCGAACCGATCCGCGCCCTGTGCCTTCGCCGTGGTCTCGAGCTCGTGCAGGACTCGGCGTGCGCGATCGGCTCGACATACCTGGGCCGGCCCGTCGGCGGCGACGCCACACTTGCCGCGTACTCCTTCCACCCCCGCAAGCTGCTCACGACCGGGGAGGGTGGCGCGCTGGTCACCGACCGTCCCGAGTGGGCGGCACGGGCGCGGCGGCTGCGCGAGCACGGCATGACCGTGAGCGCCGCGGACCGGCACAGCAGCAGCCGCATCGTGATCGAGGACTACGCCGAGACCGGCTACAACTACCGGATGACCGACGTCCAGGCCGCGATCGGGCTCGTGCAGATGCGCCGCCTGGACGAGCTGATCGCACGGCGCCGGGAGCTGGCCGCCGACTACCAGCAGGCCCTCGCCGACGTGCCCGGCCTTCGGGTGTGCGCGGACCCGGCCTACGGCACGGCCAACTACCAGTCCTTCTGGGTCGAGCTGGCCGACGGCTTCCCCTGCACCCGCAACGGGCTGCTCGAGCATCTGCTGCGGGACGGAATCTCGGCCCGGCGGGGCATCATGGCCGCGCACCGGGAGCCGGCCTACGCCCAGCAGGGTGAGGTCGACCTTCCCGTGACGGAGCGGCTCACCGACCGGACGGTCATCCTGCCGCTCTTCCACGAGATGACCCAGGACGACGTGGCGAGGGTGGTGGCGTCCCTGCGCGCGGCGGCACACGGCTCCGCCGCGAGCCCGAGCAACGGCCAGGGCGATGACTGAAGCGACTGCGGCAGCCGTCCGGACGGCCATGACCGCCCGAACGGCCCGGACGGTTGGAAGGACGGCAGCCAGATGACCACGGTCGACAGAATTCCCTTCGTGGACCTCGCGGCCGCGCACCACGCGGTTGCGGACGAGGTCGCGGCGGGCTTCGCCCAGGTGCTCGCCACCACATCCTTCATCGGCGGCGCCCCGGTCACCGAGTTCGAGCGGGAGTTCGCCGCCTTCAGCGGTCGCCAGCACTGTGTCGGGGTCGGCAACGGCACCGACGCGATCGAGCTCGCGCTGCGCGCCCTCGGCGTCGGCACTCGCCCCGACGACGAGGTGATCCTGCCCGCGAACTCCTTCATCGCCACCGCTGAGGCGGTCTCGCGCGCCGGGGCCCGGCCGGTCCTGGTCGATGCCGACGAGACCTACCAGCTGGTGGACCCGGCCCGGGTCGCCGAGGCCATCACCGCCCGCACCCGCGCCGTGATTCCCGTCCACCTGTTCGGGCAGCTGGCCGCGCTGGAGCAGGTCCAGGAGGTCATCGGCGGGCGGGAGATCGCGATCGTCGAGGACGCGGCCCAGGCCCAGGGCGCCACCCGCGACGGCGCCGGCATCGGCTCCGCCGGGCCGGCCGCGACCAGCTTCTACCCGGGCAAGAACCTCGGTGCCTACGGGGACGCCGGCGCGGCCCTCACCGACGACGCCGACCTCGCCACGACCATGCGGGCGATCTCCTGCCACGGCAGCCTGACCAAGTACGAGCACACCCACCTTGGTTTCAACTCGCGCCTGGACACCCTGCAGGCCGTGGTCCTGCGGGCCAAGCTCCGCCGGCTCGCGGAGGCGAACGAGGCACGCCGCACCGCGGCGGCCCGCTACGACCTGCTGCTCTCGGACGCGGAGAAATCCCTCGGCATCGACCTCGGCCGGCCGCAGGTCGCGCCAGGAAACGTGCACGTCTGGCACCTGTACGTCATCCGGGTTCCGGAACGCGACCGCGTGCTGGGACGGCTGCAGGCCGCCGGGATCGGCGCCGGCGTCCACTACCCGCAGCCGATCCACCGCACCGTGCCCTTCGCCGACCATGCTCCCCGGCCGTGCC from the Parafrankia irregularis genome contains:
- a CDS encoding DegT/DnrJ/EryC1/StrS family aminotransferase → MSPDSAIPTAAAPARPAAPAMLPVMRPWLGEEEAEAAAAAVRSGWVAQGPRVAEFERALAARLGADEAVVVSSCTTALHLAMVLTGAGPGDDVVVPSLSFIATANVVRYVGARPVFADVDPITQNVTAATVEAALTPATRAVIAVDQGGMPLDVEPIRALCLRRGLELVQDSACAIGSTYLGRPVGGDATLAAYSFHPRKLLTTGEGGALVTDRPEWAARARRLREHGMTVSAADRHSSSRIVIEDYAETGYNYRMTDVQAAIGLVQMRRLDELIARRRELAADYQQALADVPGLRVCADPAYGTANYQSFWVELADGFPCTRNGLLEHLLRDGISARRGIMAAHREPAYAQQGEVDLPVTERLTDRTVILPLFHEMTQDDVARVVASLRAAAHGSAASPSNGQGDD
- a CDS encoding NAD-dependent epimerase/dehydratase family protein — its product is MTEIAGRRVLITGGAGLIGSHITDQLIPHEPAEIVLLDNFTRGRHENIAAALESGLVTVIEGDVRDADTVAKAMAGVDLLFHQAAIRITQCAQEPRLAYDVLATGTFNVLEAAVEAGVSRVVAASSASIYGLAEQFPTAENHHPYDNRTIYGAAKLFNESLLRSFNDMFGLDYVVLRYFNVYGQRMDAHGAYTEVLIRWMERIERGERPLIFGDGSQTMDFVHAVDIARANIAAARSDVSDQVYNIASGQETSLLELARALCEAMGSDLEPEFGPERKTNPVPRRLADISRARDDLGFVASIGLQDGLRELVSWWRGLGTTASGTTTSGSAGDSTANTATAGSAR
- a CDS encoding DegT/DnrJ/EryC1/StrS family aminotransferase, which encodes MTTVDRIPFVDLAAAHHAVADEVAAGFAQVLATTSFIGGAPVTEFEREFAAFSGRQHCVGVGNGTDAIELALRALGVGTRPDDEVILPANSFIATAEAVSRAGARPVLVDADETYQLVDPARVAEAITARTRAVIPVHLFGQLAALEQVQEVIGGREIAIVEDAAQAQGATRDGAGIGSAGPAATSFYPGKNLGAYGDAGAALTDDADLATTMRAISCHGSLTKYEHTHLGFNSRLDTLQAVVLRAKLRRLAEANEARRTAAARYDLLLSDAEKSLGIDLGRPQVAPGNVHVWHLYVIRVPERDRVLGRLQAAGIGAGVHYPQPIHRTVPFADHAPRPCPVTDLLAGQILSLPIYPEITDAQQQRVVETLMKALVDNDS